The following coding sequences lie in one Spinacia oleracea cultivar Varoflay chromosome 1, BTI_SOV_V1, whole genome shotgun sequence genomic window:
- the LOC110778107 gene encoding general transcription and DNA repair factor IIH subunit TFB1-1 has translation MALRADMVPMVEMFVKYKTTIKTPGIDGVLKMSLDEFEFVPIDPTSSSRFRSPFKSIQSHRCSNEGPNNPALLNLIKNKGCGGYIFEFESFRSRDICREFVCKHIGIPKKSCQVSAIGKAGHSQELSLTRKRKQQVGLTSSLISHRINPVTDGLTNKVSFKLTPEIIHQIFAEKPAVCQAFLTNVPHKISEKDFWAKFCRAEYLLCTKNVQVAAAEAADDEELAIFFKQDDILTNEALNKIRKVDATIDLYADQADHGRTRDGNTEYYDHTDLYKRNILQEINRHGAVVLKGTPKDLKVGDTLSVAKGLARIQQVQLIDHEASEERKNRISRMTEIEDLRAHDEPLLALLGIDNHRDYFCQQQANAFRTSHSYTQEAYSCIKESISHIKSVGLYDSMIKSELAIKVMQTTE, from the coding sequence ATGGCACTAAGAGCTGATATGGTGCCAATGGTGGAGATGTTTGTGAAGTATAAAACCACTATCAAAACCCCCGGCATAGATGGAGTCTTGAAGATGAGCCTGGATGAATTCGAATTCGTTCCCATTGATCCCACTTCGAGTTCTCGATTCCGGTCTCCTTTTAAATCAATTCAAAGCCATAGATGCTCCAATGAAGGACCAAATAACCCTGCTTTGCTAAATTTGATCAAGAATAAAGGATGTGGTGGATATATTTTTGAATTCGAGTCATTCAGATCCAGGGATATATGTCGAGAGTTCGTCTGTAAGCATATAGGTATTCCCAAAAAGAGTTGTCAAGTATCTGCTATTGGGAAAGCGGGTCATTCTCAAGAATTGAGTCTTACAAGAAAGAGAAAGCAGCAAGTGGGATTAACAAGTTCTTTGATTTCGCACAGAATTAACCCGGTAACTGATGGTCTGACAAACAAAGTCTCATTCAAATTGACACCAGAAATCATACATCAGATCTTTGCTGAGAAACCAGCAGTTTGTCAGGCATTTCTTACCAATGTACCACACAAGATCTCAGAGAAAGACTTCTGGGCTAAGTTCTGCAGAGCTGAATATCTTCTTTGTACCAAAAATGTCCAAGTTGCTGCTGCAGAAGCAGCTGATGATGAGGAGCTTgctattttcttcaaacaggatgaTATACTTACTAATGAAGCGCTTAATAAGATCAGAAAGGTGGATGCTACAATAGACTTATATGCTGATCAAGCAGATCACGGACGTACTCGTGATGGTAACACGGAATACTATGACCATACTGACTTATACAAAAGGAATATTTTACAAGAGATCAATCGCCATGGGGCAGTTGTACTAAAAGGCACCCCTAAAGATTTAAAGGTAGGAGACACACTGAGTGTGGCGAAGGGACTTGCAAGAATTCAACAAGTGCAATTAATTGATCATGAAGCATCAGAAGAGCGgaagaatagaatttccagAATGACAGAGATTGAGGATCTTCGAGCACATGATGAACCTCTACTAGCACTACTTGGTATTGACAACCATAGAGACTATTTCTGCCAACAACAAGCTAATGCATTCAGAACTAGTCACAGCTACACACAGGAAGCTTATTCTTGTATCAAGGAATCGATTTCTCACATTAAATCTGTAGGATTATATGATTCTATGATCAAGTCTGAACTTGCCATAAAGGTAATGCAGACAACAGAGTAA